GCGCAAGGAGCCGCGCGAGCCGCTCGATCTGGTCCCAGAGCGTCTGCGACTCGACGAGCAGGCCCTCGCGCCGCATCTTGCGCACCTGGCGCTCCAGCGGCGAGTGCTCGCAATACTTTTCCGTGGCCACCTCGACGGCGAAGTCGACCGAATACCGTGCCCCCTCGAAGAGCTTCACCGGAGCGGGCGCCGTCTCCACGCAACCACCGCAGCGACACCGATACTTCTGCCGCTTGTGCTTCTTCAGCTCGAAGCGCCGCGGGACGACGTCGACCACCTCCGACTCCTCGAATTGCCCCTCCCACACCTCGAGCGCGCTGCCACACGAGTTGCATACCCTGTCCGCCTCGTCGAGCTCGTGCACGACCTCCACAATCGGCAACGACGGCTGCGCCTTCGGTCCGTGGCCCTTCTGCGGCGGCTTCGGCGGTGCCGGCGGCTCCGGCGTTGCGTCTTGCTCGTCGCCGTCGCGACGCTCCGACTTCTCGCCGAAAAGGAGGCGATTTTTCTGGGCAATCTGCTGCTCGAGCTCGGCGATGCGGAGCTTGAGCTGCTCCGGATCGCCGCCCTTGAGCGCGAGGAGCTCGGCGGTCAGCTCGATGATCTTCTTGGCGAGCTTCTGGTTCTCCCGCTCGAGCAGCAGCGCCGCCTGGCGGAGGACTTCGGGGTCATTCTCGGTCTCGAAACGCATCGGGTCTCGAAACGTATAATGTCGTCAGACCCCTCGAATGTACCGACGGCCGTGAAAAAAAAACCGCTCATCCCCAGCGCAACACGCGATGGGCGGGCGTGTACGGCGGCGGCGAGAGTGGCATTCGACCGATGAGCTCGCTCCCTTCGAGCAGGAGCGCGAGCTCGCTCGTGGTGAGCACGAGCGGACCGTCCCCAGGCCGCGCCCACGGCGCCGCGAATCGCCCCTTCGCGAGCCGCTTCGAGAAGAGGCAAAGCCCCGTGCCGTCCCAGTACAACACCTTGGACCGCTGGCGGGTGCGGCTAACGAAGAGAAATATCTCACCCGACATCGCATCGCGGCGAAGGCCCTGGGCGACGAGCGCCGTGAGCGTATCGAAGGATTTGCGCATGTCGACGGGCTCTCGGTAAGCATAGACCTTGACCTGCCGCGTCGAGCCGATCACGAAAGCCTCCGCAAAAGCTCGACGAGCGCATCGAGGTCGAGGCCCTCGATGCGCACGCCGGATCGATGCACGACCACATAGGGTCCGCCGACATCGGCGGACCGGGCCTCGATAATCTCGACCGGCGAGAAACCGGCCGTCGGCTCCGGCGACGCGTTGCCCCTGGCCCAGCCATACAACGTCCGCCA
The window above is part of the Polyangium spumosum genome. Proteins encoded here:
- the tnpB gene encoding IS66 family insertion sequence element accessory protein TnpB (TnpB, as the term is used for proteins encoded by IS66 family insertion elements, is considered an accessory protein, since TnpC, encoded by a neighboring gene, is a DDE family transposase.), with protein sequence MIGSTRQVKVYAYREPVDMRKSFDTLTALVAQGLRRDAMSGEIFLFVSRTRQRSKVLYWDGTGLCLFSKRLAKGRFAAPWARPGDGPLVLTTSELALLLEGSELIGRMPLSPPPYTPAHRVLRWG